Proteins from one Lachnospiraceae bacterium KGMB03038 genomic window:
- the argB gene encoding acetylglutamate kinase: protein MNKDMEKYLEKAEVLIEALPYIQRFNRRVIVVKYGGSAMVDERLKEQVIKDVTLLKLVGFKPIIVHGGGKEISRWVGKVGMEPEFKNGLRVTDEATMELAEMVLGRVNKSLVQLVESLGVRAIGISGKDGRLFSVNKKYTGGEDIGFVGEIKKVNAQVLYDLIEKDFLPIVCPVGLDDDYNTYNINADDAACAIAKAMRAEKLAFLTDIEGVYRDPEDPDTLISELRVSEARKLMGEGVIGGGMLPKLNNCIDAIEHGVSRVHILDGRIPHCLLLEIFTNKGIGTAILNEGEQQYYYGE from the coding sequence ATGAACAAAGATATGGAAAAATATCTGGAGAAGGCGGAAGTCCTGATCGAGGCCCTGCCTTATATCCAGCGGTTCAACCGCAGAGTTATCGTGGTGAAATACGGCGGAAGCGCTATGGTGGATGAGAGACTAAAAGAACAGGTCATCAAGGATGTAACGCTTCTGAAGCTGGTAGGCTTTAAGCCTATCATTGTCCACGGAGGCGGAAAAGAGATCAGCCGCTGGGTTGGTAAAGTAGGGATGGAGCCGGAATTCAAAAACGGCCTGAGAGTGACGGACGAGGCGACCATGGAGCTTGCGGAGATGGTGCTGGGCCGGGTGAACAAAAGTCTGGTGCAGCTGGTAGAGAGCCTGGGGGTACGGGCGATTGGGATCAGCGGCAAAGACGGAAGACTCTTTTCTGTCAATAAGAAATACACCGGCGGAGAAGACATCGGCTTTGTAGGAGAGATCAAGAAAGTAAACGCCCAGGTATTATACGATCTGATCGAGAAAGACTTTCTTCCGATCGTGTGCCCGGTAGGATTGGATGACGATTACAACACGTATAACATCAACGCGGATGATGCGGCCTGCGCGATCGCCAAAGCAATGCGGGCGGAAAAGCTTGCCTTCCTGACCGATATTGAGGGTGTGTACCGAGATCCAGAAGATCCGGATACCTTGATCTCGGAACTGCGGGTTTCAGAGGCCAGAAAGCTGATGGGCGAGGGCGTGATCGGCGGAGGAATGCTTCCTAAGCTGAACAACTGCATCGATGCCATTGAGCATGGAGTTTCCAGAGTCCATATCCTGGACGGGCGGATCCCTCACTGTCTCCTTCTGGAGATATTTACCAATAAAGGAATCGGAACAGCAATTTTAAATGAAGGCGAACAGCAGTATTATTATGGAGAGTAA
- a CDS encoding aspartate aminotransferase family protein, whose translation MNQYMEDTNNSLVHTYNRFPVVLDRGEGVYLYDTDGNKYLDFAAGIAVSGLGYGNQELNNALKSQIDKLIHSSNLYYNTACGKAAEALKRVTEMDRVFFTNSGTEAIEGALKAARKYAWKQGDGRYEFIAMENSFHGRSMGALSVTEHEAYRTPFEPLIPGVKFARFNDLDSVKSLVTDKTCAIILEPLQGEGGINTASQEFMEGIRKLCDQEGILMICDEIQCGMGRTGTMFAWQSYGTRPDIMAMAKAIGSGVPVGAFAMTEKVAKDSLEPGDHGTTYGGNPLVCTAVEKTIEIFEKEQIVRHVQEVGAYLEEKLEELVQSCEGALERRGRGLIQGLKVSRPAGEICQAALKEGLLVISARSDVVRLVPPLVIEKEHVDELAEKLRKVL comes from the coding sequence ATGAATCAATATATGGAAGATACCAATAACAGTCTGGTGCATACGTATAACCGCTTCCCAGTAGTCCTGGATCGGGGCGAGGGCGTATATCTTTACGATACGGATGGAAATAAATATCTGGATTTCGCGGCGGGGATCGCGGTATCAGGCCTGGGATACGGGAACCAGGAATTGAATAACGCTTTGAAATCCCAAATTGATAAGCTGATCCATTCTTCCAATCTGTATTACAATACCGCCTGCGGAAAAGCGGCAGAGGCATTGAAGCGGGTGACAGAGATGGATCGGGTCTTTTTTACCAACAGCGGGACCGAGGCTATTGAGGGGGCGCTGAAAGCCGCCAGAAAATACGCCTGGAAACAGGGGGACGGAAGGTATGAATTTATCGCTATGGAAAATTCTTTCCACGGAAGGAGTATGGGAGCCTTATCGGTGACAGAGCATGAGGCCTACCGGACGCCTTTTGAACCTTTGATCCCAGGAGTGAAATTTGCCCGGTTTAATGACCTGGACAGTGTGAAATCTCTGGTGACGGATAAGACCTGCGCCATTATCCTGGAACCCCTCCAGGGAGAAGGAGGCATCAACACGGCCAGCCAGGAGTTTATGGAAGGGATCCGGAAGCTGTGCGACCAGGAAGGCATATTGATGATCTGTGACGAGATCCAGTGCGGCATGGGACGGACTGGAACCATGTTCGCATGGCAGTCCTATGGAACCAGGCCGGATATCATGGCGATGGCCAAAGCCATCGGAAGCGGAGTGCCGGTAGGAGCATTTGCCATGACGGAGAAAGTGGCCAAGGACTCCCTGGAACCAGGCGATCACGGAACCACATACGGAGGAAATCCGCTGGTCTGCACTGCCGTGGAGAAAACCATAGAGATTTTTGAGAAAGAGCAGATCGTACGGCATGTACAGGAAGTGGGCGCGTATCTGGAAGAAAAATTGGAAGAACTGGTACAGTCCTGCGAGGGAGCGCTGGAAAGACGGGGCAGGGGACTGATCCAGGGACTGAAGGTCAGCCGGCCGGCCGGAGAGATCTGCCAGGCCGCGCTGAAAGAAGGACTGCTGGTGATCAGCGCCAGAAGCGATGTGGTCCGTCTGGTTCCCCCACTGGTCATCGAGAAAGAACATGTAGATGAGCTGGCGGAAAAATTAAGAAAAGTATTATAG
- a CDS encoding DMT family transporter, whose amino-acid sequence MIGFFIALLSGALMSVQGVFNTQVTKTTGLWVSNGWVQLSAFAACFAAWLFAGRDNIGTLWKVEPKYVLLGGVIGAGITWTVVKSMEQLGPAKSALLIVIAQLIVAYLIELLGLFGVDKEPLEWRKVIGMGIALIGVAIFQWK is encoded by the coding sequence ATGATTGGTTTTTTTATTGCTCTTTTGTCTGGGGCGTTGATGAGTGTCCAGGGCGTTTTTAACACCCAGGTGACAAAGACGACGGGACTGTGGGTCAGCAACGGCTGGGTTCAGTTGAGCGCGTTCGCGGCCTGCTTCGCGGCTTGGCTTTTTGCGGGAAGAGACAATATCGGGACACTTTGGAAGGTGGAACCCAAATATGTTTTGCTGGGAGGTGTGATCGGGGCCGGGATCACGTGGACGGTAGTAAAAAGTATGGAACAGCTTGGGCCTGCTAAATCCGCCCTTTTGATCGTGATCGCACAGCTGATCGTGGCCTATCTGATCGAGCTCTTAGGCTTGTTTGGCGTGGATAAAGAACCGCTGGAATGGCGGAAGGTGATCGGCATGGGAATCGCGTTGATTGGAGTTGCAATTTTCCAATGGAAATAG
- a CDS encoding response regulator transcription factor: MSKKVLVVDDEKLIVKGIRYSLEQDGMEVDCAYDGEEALKLARENDYDILLLDVMLPKHDGFEVCQQIREFSDVPIVMLTAKGDDMDKILGLEYGADDYITKPFNILEVKARIKAIMRRTGKRHEEKDSRKVVIKGDMKIDCESRRVIIGEREINLTAKEFDLLELLATNPGKVYSRENLLNIVWGYEYPGDARTVDVHIRRLREKIEANPSDPKYVYTKWGVGYYFRG; this comes from the coding sequence ATGAGCAAAAAGGTATTGGTCGTGGATGATGAAAAACTGATCGTAAAAGGAATCCGTTACAGCCTTGAGCAGGACGGCATGGAGGTGGACTGCGCCTATGACGGAGAAGAGGCGCTGAAGCTGGCAAGAGAAAATGATTATGATATTCTGCTCCTGGATGTGATGCTTCCTAAGCATGACGGATTTGAGGTATGCCAGCAGATCCGGGAATTCTCTGATGTGCCGATCGTTATGCTGACGGCCAAGGGGGACGACATGGATAAGATCTTGGGACTGGAGTACGGAGCGGATGATTACATAACAAAACCTTTTAATATTCTTGAAGTCAAAGCCCGTATTAAAGCGATCATGCGCCGTACCGGAAAACGGCATGAAGAGAAAGACAGCCGCAAGGTCGTGATAAAAGGCGATATGAAGATCGACTGTGAAAGCAGGAGAGTGATCATTGGGGAGCGGGAGATCAACCTGACGGCGAAAGAATTTGACCTTTTGGAACTCCTGGCGACGAATCCGGGCAAGGTATACAGCAGGGAGAATCTTTTGAATATTGTGTGGGGATATGAGTATCCCGGCGACGCAAGAACGGTAGATGTACATATCCGGAGACTCCGGGAGAAGATCGAGGCCAATCCAAGTGATCCGAAATATGTATATACCAAGTGGGGAGTGGGTTATTATTTCAGGGGTTAA